The following DNA comes from Anopheles arabiensis isolate DONGOLA chromosome 3, AaraD3, whole genome shotgun sequence.
AAAGATATCGGTCTGATTTTTTGCTTGTGCATAGCTAAAGAGTGTCCTCACCTATGGGTGAAAAAAgttttttcaataattggTCTAAGGAACTGTACATGATGCCGCAAAGTCagaaaaaaggtgaaaatatGAGATGTCCGACTTTAGTTGACCGACACTGTACGTTGAAAACCGCCAGACGATCTTGGAAAGAATTGCGTAAGAGTTCTTAATGCCTTGGCTGATAGTGATAGTGTAAGTAAGATGGCAATGCTTTCAGACGAGGTAGAGGTTTTTCCCAGTGAAATGTGATAGGAAAGAGTGTCAGATAATTAGAGAACTTTATTGTAACATGCCATAAAGATTACATGTGTGCGTCTGCTTGTTACGTCACAGTTCAAAAGGGTATCGCAATTGTTGTGCAAGTCCAAAGTCTGATAAGCTTTAGACCCGAATGTCGTCGCTAAGGATGCTAAACCGGTGGAAATCATCTGCCAGGCTCATATGTGGGCCATAGTGCGATTCTTTAGATTATTCGATTGTTCGTTCAAATACTTAACACCGGCCtttaatgattatttttaacccATTAGTGCCCAGGACAAAGAATTTTCTACGTATTTTTTCTCATTGTTCGGATTTTATCTCTACAACTGAGTTTCATTTGTGGTGTTGTGGATCATTTGAATGCCCCTGGCCGTCCCTATGTGTTGTTTGCGCGCTTAGCTACGACACTTCAATGCATCCATGTAGGCATTGGGTGAAAAACGAAAACTGGCAACAAATATGTGAAGATTAGCAACAATAATCAAACTGTATAGGAATATATTCTTATTTCGTGAAGTAGTGATATAGTGTTTTAAAGTGGATTGAAGCGTTTGTGTAGAGTTCCGTCGCCCCGAATTGCAAGTCCCCTAACGATTGCACATTGAGATTAGGAATAAGACCGTAACAGAGTTAGAAGGTGTAACAAAACTGATTATTTGGTGCAAAATATATTCGGAAAAAGATAGGGTTGCAGACAGAGAATAAGTGGACGTTCCAAGATGCAGAAAAGATCGGGATGGAACAGGTTCGCTGGAACCTAATACCTACCAAGGTACAAGCTTTGTGTGCCACCTCCGAATTTCTGTtgcaaaaccctgtaaatggtTCAATTTAACAAGTaagttaaaatatttttttttaattctgttCTACAAATGAACAAATGTGTTTCGCATAATTTAAATGATACTAAATAATAGATTTAAGAATGTTTTAGTTCGTTCGATGTTGCTTTAAACAGAACCGTCGTCTTCTAATTTATTTTCGCAAATTATTGCTCGCGCACCACATCAAAACATCAATCTAATACATAAAAAACCAACatatgctctctctctctccctctctctctctctctctctctctctctctctctctctctctatctcaccaattattcaaaataataattctCCAAAATGTTCGGTCCCTAGCCGGTTCCCATTCATCTGATTTCCGACAGGTTCTGCTTTAAACCTGATCCAAGCAATAAGCTCCTTGTTGGTGAAGCACAGGCCTGGCATCCGCTTAACATGCTCCACCGCGAGAATCAGTGAGCGATAAATTTCACCTTTCACATTTTTGAAGATTGCTGGGGCACCAATTACACACAATTaccctatctctctctaccCCGTTTTAGAGTACATCTAGTAGATCAAAAAAGATCCTTGTCAATTGGATCAAGCGGCGTCTGTACATCCGGGACACTAATGGGTTAATATAAATGGGGTACCACACGTTGTCAGTGGCGGGTTTACAGTGTCGGTACAGTGGTGCTTAGGGTTCGTCTAGCGCGGGGCCCTAACGTCCATCACCCACGGGgccctccttgctaatacggtgccatattctatcaactgttatAGATAATGGACTAAATATTCCGGGGCCTCATTGACGGGCCCcccgcaattgcttacttAGCTTACCGTTAAAATCGCCACTGcacgttgttgttgctgagtGCACCCGGATCCTTATTCTGTTCCACTTTGTTGAGCTAGGTCTAGATGTGATTGCCTTACCTTATAATGGGCTAGACAAGCTATCGGTGACATATCTATCACAACTCTCGTTTAAGATACGAGATTTGCAGGTTTAATGGGCCTTCAAGCCACGCCTTCAGCGGTTGGCAAGGAAGCGGACAAATCTTAGCTGGctttggaatgattcaataCGTGTGAGATCTATCTTCATTAAGTTGGTGGAAGTCAAGCTCTAGTAATGTTCAGATTTGTATACGATTTAGTTTCTCATTAAATTGGtacaatattttattcaatattcTTCTAGTTCACTCTTATTACATCTTACTATAATCATAGCTATTTTCCTATGTTTTCGACAGAGTGTGCCTAAAACAATGGCACCTCCTCTTGCAATGTTACCCGTAATATACGAACAACATGGCTTCAGGCTTGAATACACATCCTTGCGAATACTCCCGCCAGTGCTCAGCACCCGTACATATTTCTAATCCGCTGTATATCGCCCGAACTCATCGCGACCCGCTGCCCGATCGCCACGTTTGCCACCTTCGGTACGACCGTCGGCAGCCCGTTCGCACTGAACGCGTGCGTATTGTAGTGCATCACGCTACCATAGTCATACCCGACACCGTAATTGATAATGCGATCCGTACCGTACGACTGGAAGTTACCCTCGCGGCCCGGTACAATGTTCTGCCAGAGGATGTCCACGTACAGGTCGCGTTCGGTCGCGCTCTGCATGTGGTAGAAGCCGAGTGCGTGAATTAGCTCGTGCACAATCGTACCTTGCGTGAAGCATCCCGTCCCCACGCTGCTCGGTTGTAGGCGCAGTGCCTGCGCACCGCGAATACGTCCGACAAACGATGAACAGCCAGAGCTGCCACCCGCAATGCGCACATAATCCGCAGTCGTGGCAGTTGCTGGGACGAACCGtacgcaggtgtgctgttcGATAGTACGCATTGCCGTCGTAATGGCGGTCGTCTGTTCGAGTGCTGTTGAGAGACGGGACCGGAGGATAGGttagaaaagaaaatcgaTTGTAATAATATCTCGAAAGACACTTACTGAAATCGGTGGACACTATTTCGTACGGTACGGTCCGGTCGGGCCAGATAAACGTGGGAAGGTACATGCCAGTACGTTTCCGCATCTCTTTCTGCTGCTCGTCCGACAGCAGTATGTCACCCTCGAAATTGTCACCCGTCTGGTCGGCCGGTTGGTCCGATGGTGCAGCACGCCCGAGCGGATGTGGCGTAGCGAACGGGGCAATCAGTACGCAAAGCAGCGCCAAACACGTGACACGTCGAAGAGGCATGCCGAAGCCTTTGCACTGGGCGCCGAAAGCACACTGAGCAGTACGGTGGCTGTCGTGCTGGCATTATAATGTTTTGGAAAgtttcacacacacgctctggGCTAATCTAGCAAAGTCGATAACTCGCTATCTTTGATCTGTAAGAAAATTCCTACCGGGAGATTACGTCTATTGCACGTTTATTTGAATCGCTATCAAAGGTAGTTGACGTCTGTTCCTTGTCTGGCTTTGCTCTTCGCTGTACGGAAACTGACCAGTCTGGACACTGATGTGCAAACTAATAGCAGAAAGTTGCCCGCGGTTGCTAGAAGCGGGTGCGAATTGGAAGAGAGGAACaggttttgttgattttagaTCCCTACAAAGTAAACTGTGTACTGTGATTTCATCCGTGTTAAGATGTTTTCTGACGAAATCATCTATtgatcatttatttaattgggAAGCGATGCTTCAGCTGGTGtctattacttttttttggtacGATGTAGACCGGCCGGAATGGACCTCAGATTCGCTGCACAAAGTGATGACGTAGCTCATTACTGTATCAGCTCCTGCATTGTCCATCCATACAGGATCCACACAAGTCAAAAATTGCTCTACTTACGTCCAAACTTCTTTAGTAGGACACACAGAGGAATGACCATCTGCAAGAGCTAATGATTTAGGCACAGCGGAAAACCGCTCTGAATCTTTGCCTaattttaggttttttttacattattcaACTCAGGCACTCCGTGTTATGGCGTTTTTGCGTGTACTGCTACTGTCTGTgttgacctttgacccaaaaTTGTGTACTATAGCTAATACCGTATAAGGCTGTGCATACAAACAAATTAGTTACTTAGTTTTACAGATATACCACGAGGTCTGCTCGGGACCCTATGTTTATTGCTGCTATCAAAAAGAAGATTCGGATGAATTCAGTGCGTTCAATACGGCAAATGGCTAAGGAACACTGGAACAGTAACGTTACGGCATGGAATAGCGTGAAGTAAGATTGTGGGTCGAAGTAGAGGGTACGAAAATTTTTGAACTTTGTTAAGCGAAAAATTCCAACAATCTTTTTCATTGACACGAGCATGTGTACTGTCCATCCCGTGTCCAATTTCGGATTCGACCGATAGATTAGTTATCTTACGGTAAAAGACGTGGCCGATGAGCACAAGCACGTGTATCTGACCAAGCATCTTGCTAGCGTTATGGTGTTTGGATTGGTGGCTTCCGAtgccaacaaaaaatggaccCAGTGTTCATTCCAGAAGGTGACAAGGTCAGCTTGGAGGTCTACATTGGGATTTTAAGTAAGTACGTTCTTACGTGGATGAAAGAACAGTTCTTTCCGAAGCTAAACATAGTGTTTCAACTTGGTGGGGCCCCGTGCCACGCCTAGAACCGCACTCAGACTTATTGGCAGTCACATCTCACCATCTGGGCGAAGGATATGTGGACGCCATCCAGCCTCGATCTTGATCCGCTGTATTACACAATATGGCGCGTCATGAAGGCCAAGGTCTGTTCTAAACAACACCCCAGTAAATCAAGCCTCAGACAAACATTGACCCGTGCCTGGGAATAAATGGATGTAGACTATAATAAAAGAACCTGCCGTGCAGTCCGGAATCGTGTGGAAGTCATAATTACAGCAAAAGGAAACTTGATCGATGATTAATGTTATGtcttgagtttttttttaaattttgacaTTACTTAATGGTCTGGTTTTGAATGGAAAATCTCTGCCATCTGCTTAATTCCTTGATATGCACCTATATCTATAGGAGGCGCAAACCAACGATGTCTACATCATCACCGTATGCTACGAGCAGCCTTATCTCTACATTCGTTTAGCTCGTCTGACGCATAATGCGATTTGAGCTAGTCACAGGATGTTGCCAGCGGAAAGAAGTTGCGGAGATTGGCGTGCTCCTGCAggctgtttatttatttgacttGGGCCGATTGACTTAAATTCATCTCTTCTTCAACGAAGAAATAACAAGCAGGCTGATAAGCTTAAACGTAGCCACAGATGGGGATTCCTTTTgactttttctgttttttctt
Coding sequences within:
- the LOC120904253 gene encoding zinc metalloproteinase nas-15-like, producing MPLRRVTCLALLCVLIAPFATPHPLGRAAPSDQPADQTGDNFEGDILLSDEQQKEMRKRTGMYLPTFIWPDRTVPYEIVSTDFTLEQTTAITTAMRTIEQHTCVRFVPATATTADYVRIAGGSSGCSSFVGRIRGAQALRLQPSSVGTGCFTQGTIVHELIHALGFYHMQSATERDLYVDILWQNIVPGREGNFQSYGTDRIINYGVGYDYGSVMHYNTHAFSANGLPTVVPKVANVAIGQRVAMSSGDIQRIRNMYGC